One Hylaeus volcanicus isolate JK05 chromosome 8, UHH_iyHylVolc1.0_haploid, whole genome shotgun sequence genomic window, CTTTCTTTACCGATGCGATCTTTAAATTGAGCTCCGCAGTGGAGGGCGAAATAGTACTTTGGCCAGCAGCCATGTGCATGGAGCGTGTCATTCCTAAGCTTTTGCTCTTGTCATCCGTCAATTGCGACAGATCCGAATCGAAGGTGAAGTCCAATTTCATGTCGGCGTTATCTTCGTTTTTGTTAAAGGAGAGAGGCATCTGAATCGGTTCTTGACTCTTGTCTTTCATCAAATCGTTtggtttatttgaaaacgcgACAGGGAGgctttgttgttgttgctgttgttgttgttgttgctgctgctgctgttgctgttgctgcatAGAGGTCGCGTTACCTTCCTCTTCCAAATCCGCGCGTTTTTCAACGCGCTGCTGTTGAGTTTTTATGTGATTCGGAAACTTGGTCTTCACCGCCAGGTCGGAAGGACCAGCCTTGGTagttttcgaataatttgtgTTCTCGAAAATTAACGTTTGCACTGGAGGTGAAGAAACATCGGAAACAGAATTCTTTTCCACGAGCTGCTCTTTTAAACTCTTCCCGGATTTTTCACCGTTCGGTGAATTTCGTTGACTGCTATTTCCAGAATTTGCTTGCTCGTTTACTTCGTGACTGTGATCATTTTGCGTAGACAAGCCTGGCATTAATTGAATGTCCGTAGGAACAGCCGATGGGGAATTCGATCGTAGCTGGCTCGTTGTAAACGGTTTATCCCAAGCGTTAACGGATGGCGGAGGGGCAGGACCGCTCGACGAATCTTTGCCATAGCTGTTGTTCGAGGGGTTGACCTTGTTCGAATCGTTCGTCTCCGATGGGCACatctgctgttgttgttgttgctgcttcGATAAACGCTGTCTCTGGAGTCTAGGAGGAAGTTTTTGACTTCTCTGAGCTCTGTCGTACTGTTTTTGCAACATATTTGCAGGTTGTAGAATCGATTGACTCAAGTGAGGTGGTATATTTTGCACCTGTTGCAAAGAAGTCGGTTGCGAGCCGTTCGCTTTCGATTTCGAACGATCGCGTTCtctatctttttctttctcgcgtTTAATGGGCTTCGATTCTTCCTTTTGGCTATGTCTAGACTCCTTCACGTTTTTCTTCGAACGAACTTCTTGAAAACCATCCGAATCGACCTTATCTTCCGTAACAGTGGATCCATCCTCGGTACAattattcgtttctatttcaCATTCGATCGTCGTCTTCTTTTCTTTGATCTGTGACTTTTTGTTGATATCGTTGAGAGCTTGACTGACCAAATTCGGGTCggtcaatttaatttcgtctATACGATTTACCGTGCTTTCTTTTATCGTCGATTTGTTCAaaatcgttgaattatttccAGAAGTTTGACTTCTCGATCTTCCGTTCTGAACTTGAGCGGTTTGCATCAGCGGCGGAATGCTAGAAGAATGACTTTTCTGGTTGCTGAAATCCAAATTTTGCAAGTTTCGCTTTTCCGCGCCAGGTGCTCGAGACGTTGCATTGGAAGactttaaattcttttcacgGTGTTCACGATTATTTCCGGTCTGCTCGTTCCTCCGAGAATGTATGTTCGATCCGAGAGCGTTCAAACTGCTACCCGAACCTACGCGCCCAGCAAACTGTTTGGTGCGACTGCTACGAGACTCTTTGTGGTCTTCCACGTGTTCTTCGCTGTTCTCCGACGTGGTTTCCCAATCTTCGTTTCCTACGTCCGAAGAGGTTTGTTTCAACACGTTGCTGCTACTCCCGCGATAACGTGGTTCGCGATTGTCTCTACCCTACAAATACAGAACGAGTTTACACATAAATCGATCGAATCCGTTGAATAATGAATGCGATGGAATGAAAAGTACTGGGTCGCGTTTCTTTGAGAGGGAATGATCTTTTGGAATCTGGGTTATCGATATGcaagcatttattttatcgttgacTTTTATGTTTAGATCTATCGCAATATCCGTGTTATATTTACACCGGCCAGAATTTCAAGACTTACCCTTCTGCTACCGCTGCGAGTTCTCTTCGAGCGCGATTCTTCTTTACGGACTTGTACCTTTTGAGAAGTAACGTTATTGCTCGCGTGATTAACGTCTTGCTGCTTGTTGCAAGGTTGTTGGGTCTGTTGAGACTGCTGGGAGGACTGTTGAGTCGGGGACTTGGCACGTTTCCCGGTTATTCCAGCGGTGAGTGCCTGTTGCTTCGCTATAATTTTATCGTCGGTAGACTCGACCTGCGAGGACACCAGGGAATTCGATTCCTTTTCCGGAGTAGGTGTCGGCGGATTCTGTCGCGTGGGATTTGGTTTTTCATCGGAACTGCGTTCGGATGAGAAAGGGCTCTTACTGGACGGTGGTCCGTATCCTTCCATACGGCTGCCGGTACTGGTCGCGCTTCGAATTCGAAAACTGCCTCGACCACGACGAGAAGGTTCGCCCGATGGGGCAAATCCTTCGCGGCTGGATTTGCTGTCGTAAGCTCGCTTCTCGCTACGTTGCGACTGAGAATAATCGGCTCGTTTCTCGTCTCTGCCGGATACCTCGCGATTACGTTCCTCTTTTTCAGCCTTCTGGCTTGGTTTCGGCGACCTGACCGATTTCTTCTCTTCCTTGCCAGATTCGGTGGAACAAGATACCTCGTCGGCGCTATTTTCCGAATCGGTATGTCTATACGAACCGCTTCTAGCCGATGCTGGTCTGCCAGCAGTCCTAGAGCCACCTCTTCGTCCTCTCGTCTCCGAACCACGCCAACCTCGAGTGTACACGCTACAAGTACTTCCCCACTGGCGCCCTCCACGAGAATCACGGCCTCTAGAATTCGATCCTCCGCTGCTAGTTCGATTTCGAATACTTTTCTCTCGCTTCTCTTCTTTCGCCAGTTGCTCCGTCGCGTCTTCGTTCATAGTATCCTCCCTTTTATCCAGGCTTAACTTGTCGAAACTCTGTTTTAAATCGTCCGCGTCCTTCTCGTTTTTCATAGGCTCtaatgttttttcttcttctttctcgaaCGTCGGAGAAACAGCATCGGCCCATGCTTTCGGTGAATTGTCACCCCTTTCCATTGTTCTATTATTATCGTTTGCTCGTTCGGCTTTTCTGCTCCAAATATCCGGTTCTTTCTTAGTTTCCGCGGAAGGCTCCTTTACCTGATCCTTCTTATCTTGTTCGGAACTAGCTCGTTTCAATTGAGTTAAATTacgtttttcacttttcaattCGTCCGCCTCGATTCTCTCTTTCGTCACGGGTCCGAGAGGCTGTCTCCTATCCCTTTCTCGTTCTCGTTCCCGGGTATCCTCGTGATACGTATCACGCTTATTTTCTTCGTAGTCGGCAACTTCGTTCACCCATGAACTGCAATCGCGCAACTTGTGCGAATCATCTTCGCGTAGAGACGTCTTCGATTCGCGAGAAGCACGACTGTCGCGAGAGTCTGGTCTTTGTGGACGTTCGTTACGTTCCATTCGGTCTTCTCGTTGAGTATCGCGACGATTATCGACCGATCTGTCTTGTATGACACGTTCCTCGCGCCACTCCGTACTTTCCGATCTTTCTCTCTGATCGCGGTCTCGTTCACGCTCACGCTCGCGATCACGATCTCGTTCGCGGTCAcgttcccgttcccgttcccgttcccgttcccgttcACGCTCACGTTCACGATCATCGAAAGAGTCCTACGAATAGACACAGATTTTAGATTAAAATACATGGATGCGTGAATTGCTATTAAAAGATAAcgtcgaaaaataattgtatctagcgttaaatgaaaaaaaaaaaaaacaaaaaaaaaacaagaaaagaaaagaaaagaggaaaaaaatacttttctatacaagtgttaaaaatacacatttttcgACATTGTTCTTCAATTTATAGATCAACGATACAAAATGATCGATACCTTCAAATAATTGTCGTACTCCTTCTTAACTTTGTTATCCCTTTCTCTGTTTTCCCTCGCGTCTCGGTTATCCCTACTCGCTCGACTATCGCGAACATCTCGACTTTCTCTGACCTCTCTCGATTCTAGATTGTCCTTTGAGTCTCGATCTTTATCATCGAAATATCTTTCACGCTCCCAGGAATCGCGAGAATGCCCATCCTCGTAGTCATGTTCTCTATAGTTGCGGATAAAGTCGTCGTAAGGTCGTCGGCCATCGTAAGGTCGATGCGAGGAGTGACGATATCGATCGTCTCGGAGAAGCGGTCCACGATAATCTCGAGACGGAGGTCGATCGTCGTCCATGGAAGTAGAAATATCGGAGTCTGTTCTACTCCGGCGTTGCGACGGGGCACCGCCATGCGACGGTTTCAAGCTGTTGTCTACTAATACAAGTTTTATTGAATACGTGACAAGTGTTACTCGCAATAATAACGATTATCATCGCAATTAGTGCAACTAAGTATATTCAAAGCTACTTACTTAAGGAGTTATGACTATGAGGCCATCTACCAGGTTCGTATTGCTGGGAGAATGAGACAGATTGGGCTGACGACCTTTCGGTGTTAGGCGAAATACGATTGAAACCAGCATTGCCTCTCTCCGCTTGTTGTTTTTGAAAACGTGGCGgtaaattgttttgaaaatgacGCGAGAACCCTAAATGTTCGCGATCCCTTGTGTCTCTTTGATCACGATCCCGATCCCGATCCCGATCACGATCGCGATCACGTTCGCGTTCACGATCGCGGTCACGGTCGCGATCGCGTTCCCTTTCGCGCTCGTTACGCGCTGTATTATCTTGTCTCATAAAATTCTGCCGGTCGCTTTGTCGGAAATCTGACATTAGCTGATCGCGAGAGTCTCTGCCATACTTAGAACCGTCTCTAGTTTCGCGCGAGTCGCGGACCAAAGACTTTTCGTCTTTACCCTCGGAAGATACAGTGCAAGACCGTTCTCGTTCTCTATTCTCCCTTTCGCGCTCCCATTCGGGAACCGGAATCGGAACAGGTGGAACACTTATCAAACCTTTCGGTTCGTTTGATTGCCCACGTTCCTCTTCTTTATACTTGGCGTGTTTCTCTTTTAACTTGTGCTGCATATCCTGCAGTTTCTTAGCTGCGGCTTGCCTACTCGATTCCTCGAACATTTTTTCTACCTCCTCTTTGCGTTGTTGGGCACGCTCGGCAACAGACGCAACCTCCACTCTTACTACTCTGCGTCTCTCGTTCCATCCTTCATCGTCTTCCACGCCTGTTTTCAAGGTAACAAGCGACcagtaaatatacaaatgtagtatatgaatatacatatataatgtaGCGCATACAGGGTACTTAATCTTTTGgtggtaaatattttaagagaTAGCTTGAGAACAAAGGTATTGTAAAAACACACTTCAAGACTTTTTGATAAATATCCGATTAAGGAGGTATAGAACTTTAAAAAACGATATATAAGTATCCagtaaatgtattatattaagaTATTCTTACCTCTCAAAGAATGCACCGAGTGTAGTTGCGACTGACCGCTGTAATTGCCAGAACCATTTGATCCACGGTAATCGCGAGGTAAAGAGCTTTGAGTCCATGGCCGATGAGTCGGTTGATCTCGTGATTCTTTGGAATCTCGATTATCATGATTATCACGGTTATCCCCCCTAGTTTTATCTCTATCTTCTggtaaattttcttcgtttttctcttctttaCTATCTTTCCTTTCATCTTTCTTAGATGGTTCGAGATCGCCTTCGTCGTCGCTAAACGTAagctttttattataatcgaTGTCATCGTGTGCCGCCCAACCGGCGTCGCGAGAAATGTCGTCCATTCGTGTAAGATCCTCTTCTTTGATAATTGGTCGggtaataatttcttcttccgGAACGCGGTCGCGTTCCTGTTGACGGGAAGGCGGAGGAGGGAATCGTTCCGAGGAATAATTAACTCGCGGTCTAGCGGCCGTAGCGGGACCAGTGTTCGCTGGAAACTGCGAAGGCAACCCACCAGAAAAGTTTCCTCGATACATCtaaatttgttcgaaaacgttgaaaaaaaaaaaaaaaaaaaaacagatgcTCATGTCTAGTCgttcaaaatacaaataaaactgATAATAGAACTCACGAATGGAGGAATAAGTCCTCTGTAGTGATGTAGATTTTGACCAACTTGCTGAGAACCAGAATTCAAAGCATTCTGATTATTCGAAGCATTATGAGGGCCTCCCTGGGCCATAGCCATGTTGGGAGATTGGGCCAAGTTCTGTCGTCCGCCGCCAGACATGTCGGCATGTCCTCCCGGTGCAGCAATGTTCAACGGGGGGGCCTGGACCCCTGAAGTGGTCCCACTTCCGGGACCAGCAGTTCCTAATCCTGCACCACTGGGTGTACGACTTCCACCTTGTATCCAACTTCCTTCTGCTAATAAATAAGTCGGTGATACCTCAGTTCGCGTTACTCTGAAGTTTACGTATACATGCATACATAGACGcatgtaataaaaaagaatagtaTGCGCTTTCGAATTAACGCTTACTTTGTGGTCTTAAACTTGGCCCGGGTCCGTACTGCGCACTTATTTCTCGATTTGTCGATTGCTGTTGTTGCATATGTGGTTGACCTCCTGACGCAGCGCCTAATCGTTGATAAGCAAAACAATAAGACGAATGACTTTTTACACAATATTACTATAAtcctttgttttcttttcgcctttttattatattcgattaataaatgatacacaaatataataaaataataaatgatacacaaatataatatatatatatatatattacatggGTATTACATACCATCCGGTCCGGATCTGGTCATTATCGCACTCCATGTTTTGTTGTTTGCATCGGAAGAATACGAAGGCTGAGAAATGTTTTGTTGTCCTGGGAGTAAAGGATGCAGCGATGTTGTTACGGCAGTTCCCGCTACACATTGCGCGGATGAAGAATTTGACTGTTAATAAAacgattaaattcattattaagaCTCcttaatcgttaaaaaaatacatggatTATGCAAGCGAGGGTAAAAGCTGCAAGCATAAGTATCGTCTGTCGTATATTAGAcgttgtattaaaaattgctcgcAGCTTTGAACATatacaattagaaaatttacaGTAGCTGTATCCGATGAAGTTATAGCAGTTGTAGTTGTAGCAGTAGTAGTTGTCGCTGTCGAATCTTTGGTAGTAGCCCAGCCACTCCCTCCGCTTGGTACAAGGCTGACAGCTGGGTCGTTACTACTATGTTCGCTTTTCAGACTAGGCAGATTAGCAGGAGGTCGTCGTGCCGAAGGCACCTTTCCAAGACTTTGCATTCCATGTTTGCGCggtaatgtatttttctgttGATGTTGTTCCAAAGATTCTCCCTGTAACCATAATAAATCAGATAACGCTTTCGATTGTcttgttttttaatcgagaaaatgtttgcatcgataatcaaatataaataaatacaaattacaaaagtgAAGAAATCTAAGGCTAAAATGAAGGATAAACCGAACTACTCGACCAACTTACCCTATACTCCCGGTACAAGCTATTGATATCTAATGATTGGAACTTGGATTTTCCTTTCTCCCCCTTCGACACAAGCCCTGGCAGAGTAGACATGCTGTCTGCAGGCAACCATTTAGTACCAATCAGACCCAAAGAACGAACCCTTTGTCTGAaatcataatatattttttttctttcttgagtctgtatttatttaattagtaaaaaacacatataatatatacgttTTGTCTAGCCATAGTAATACAGGTAACACAAAACGATATTTTCCAGgtacttaatttaaaaaataaaatacaaaaaactgAATTGTCCATCTTTCGATCTACCTTGTATCAcggtttaataaatatcagaACCTTTTCTTAAACAACACAGAgctcataactttttatagtACGTATAGAAAAGAACATTTATAAACAcgcaaaagtaaataataatcgtatTTATAACATGAAAATCGTATACGTATACAGGCGAGACTAGACGAGACGCGCTCGCGCGCACACGCACGCAACAAAAGCACCGACAGTTCAAGTATGCAACTAAAATCTGGTGAAAACTGGTATAATTATCGACGAAAAAACGAGAAATAACGGTTGTTAAATAGGTAAAAAtcatgtaaaaatgaaatcgtcGAACGTAAATGTTACAGTAGCAACGAAAATTGGCGAAAACAATTACACGAAACTTGAGAGTAACGCTTACATACGACGAACTATACAACAAGAAGGTTGACAAGAACGTTCGATGCGGAAAGCGACCgagcgagagagcgagagaagCGGgagcaagaaagaaaaagagagacaGGGTCGGATAGCTTTGTTatgttgaaaaaatgaaaaagagaaacgtaggcgaaaagaaaataacgaaaggTTCCGAAAGCGtagggaaaagaaaatgggGAAAAGGTAATCGGTCGAAAAGAAGAGGAACAGTTGGAGCGTAACGTTCCGACCCAACCCCTCGATCGCGATGTCAAAGTCacgaaaattcaaaacaaaaagattCGCGTCGACACAGTCGAAAAATCTGCTTAACCACCAACGATTCGCGGAACAGACAGCTTCGAAATTATAGAAACAACGCGATGAGCGAGCTGATTCGTGAAAAAGCATCCGCGACTGAATGCTCGCAGGACGAAGTTGTATAGCAAGGTTTCCACgtagaaaaaaagatttgGACAAGGAAGCGTATCAAGGAAATAACGACTTACCTTGGTCCGTCCAAATGGGTTTTTAATTCACAAAAGGGTTAATTCCCAGTTAAACTAATTAATGTTCGGATCGCCGCGGATTACAATTGTTACAAGTGTACCGCGCCTGCGAGACACAGATACTTCTTTTCCACAATTCGTCCAAGATGGCGAATGCGCGACTTTCGGCTCTTCTTCCGCGATCAATACAATTACGTCATACAACCAAAGAGAGCCGTTTGCACAGACGCGCCACTCGTCTGGATTTTCTTGTCACTCCGTTTAGATGAGTTTCCCGTTCAGCTTTTTCCCCTCttattgtacaaaatataatgttattttcaACTTAAACGACCTTAAATGCGCTTTTTACGAGTTAAACTTATACCACGATACTcgatatgttttttttaccTAACCGTTACTTATGACGAGAAACGAGCGGAACCACATTCAACAGAAATAAGTGGCGCTGCTTTGATGATTCCTTACCGCTTCGAACCAAAGTCAAATTGATTACAAATACTTGGCTGTCGCCTGAATATTATGCCCCATACTTTATTACGCGCGATTCAAATCtcctctattttctttatttctatatatgCTGTATTTTACgtatatcgtttcttttaaatttcttccaaGAAAATATATGAAGGAATTTCTGAATTGTTTGGGACTAATACACACATTTGATTTCGTTGGTAATTCTATGATATTCAAAATGGCcgacaatatatgtatatcaatcAGTATGTTGCACATgaacgaatattaaagtttttaattgATCGGCACGGAATTATGCATCAGACAATGAATTAAGAACGTAAGAgatattgataaaaataaataaccgtttttaatttaaataaactgatACGATTCTACTGAAAATGgtgcataaataaatactagttttatttgttatgttGGGAATGTTTGTATAGGTTTCATACTATTCTATCAAAAATGtgattgtttttcattttcagagCGTAACTTTGCATACCGACGTCGGAGACATAAAGATAGAATTATTTTGCGAATTGTGTCCGAAAACGTGCGAGGTAacactttttttctaatttttcatagTACAGATTTATTTAGTATGTTAACTGtaaaatcgtttattttgCAGAATTTTCTAGCTTTGTGCGCTAGTAATTATTATGATGGTTGCTTATTTCACCGAAATATAAAAGGATTTATCGTGCAAACTGGAGATCCCACGCAAAGTGGTAAAGGTGGATCTTCGATATGGAATCGTAAATTTGAAGACGAGTTCAAGGAAGAATTGAAACATAATGCTAGAGGTCTTGTATCTATGGCTAATAACGGTCCGAATACAAACGGTAGTCAATTTTTTATCACATATGGACCCCAACCACATTTAGATCTGAAGTATACTTTATTTGGAAAGTAAGCATTCGAATCTTATGATTTACTCTAATAtctaaagtaataattttagaaatacttgaaaagatttttaatttcagggTAATAGACGGCTTAGAAACTCTTgaacaattagaaaaattaccTGTAaatccaaaaaattacaaaccgCTTAATGAAACTCGCATAAACAACGTAACTATACATGCTAATCCTTTGGCAGGGTAGTAGAtggtaataaattataactaaAGATTTTGTTAAATCTTTGGgaattacgaattattttcattttcgtataTTCCCATAAGCCTTTTGTTTCGAGGGTCGAATGGGCTACGAAGATAAATATCGGCTGCGTGTCGTTCTCCCATTACTTCAATTTCGTAGCTACCAGTTTCCAGGAATTCCCGTGTCACATTTTCTCCATTTGGATGTTTGATATATCTATTGTTGAAGAATGACAAAGACTTGTAACtgcatttacataaataactctattttcttttatgtaattttttatttacccaTGCCCGATAAAATTTCCATAGCTATATCCTCGTTCTGCTCTTCGTAAATAGCCAACGAGAGAATTATCTCTGTATATAGCTTCTAAACCCCACATCGGAACAGAatcgctaaaaaaaaagagcaatTATACTATGTAAACATTAAGCatgataattgtaaatatttcttagcGCACACCTAGTTAGATGGACTTGGACCAgcctttttttaattccattttgtcgcgatcgatcgactgTCAATTTTCCAAGATATCGACCAGTATCGCGACAACTAAAAGCTAATCCAGCTTCCACTGGATTATCATCCGGTCTAAGATCCGAGCCCCACAGGTGATAACCTGTTGGgatcaaatatattattgatatttgaCGAATAATACCAATGATTTATATACCTTTTTCACAACTAAGACTGTACATCGCTCTGTATCCAGCAAGTTTTATGTTGTATGGTTTGCCGCAATCCATTAAAGCTGCATAGACTTTTTGACAGGATGATTTTGGAATGTGCAACTCAAAACCAAGTTCGCCAACAAAACTAAGTCTAATCAAGCGCACTACTTCGTTCTTAATTTTGACTAATTTTGTAGTTGACAATTCGAGGCTTTTATCCGAGAGGTCACCTTCTATCAGTGCTTCCAATACCTTTCGACTGTATTGTAAATCGTGTTTTATAAATCACCGAATAAAAAGCTCACGCGATGTAAGTTCGTACAGTATGATACCTATTAGGTCCTTGTACAGACAGTAGCCCGATTTGTTCGGTAACATCGTGTAGCGAtgcttcgaatttattttcctctatAACTTTGCTCATATGAGCCCAAGTATGATATGCTGATGAACCACTTGAAACTATAAtatcattcaaaataaacatgaaaacATCGTAAGTCCGATGACTGTACAAACTGCGATAGCGTAGTAAAACATACCGATATAGAATGCTTTCTCTTTAAATATTGGATTTACGATTTCGCTAGAACCTGGTTCCATAACTGTAACCGTGCAATCCATTTCTACTCCTCCAGCATGATTAAGCATGCACGTGTAAACTGTTTTGTTGAAATCACAATTTGTGTTTGCTGTAAACAAGTAATCTGCAACTTTTTGTGCATCTGGTCCGCACAGATAGAATTTTCCAAGATAGGACATGTTAAATACAGCAACGTTTCTGCGACAGGCGAGAGCTTCTTCTCGAATCTGTTGGGAATATACGAGTTCTTTGGTAACAATGTCCAgtacattttaatatcgagAACTTACTATGTTATCGTATGGTGAAAGATGAAAACTGTATTCTTTTTCCAATACTGTACgatattcataattttcatttttcggtTTATTATAGTATCCACCGTAATCATATGGTataatctttaatttcttatttaaataaaaccatCCAGGTCGCTCCCAACCTTGGCGTTCTTCCATAACAGCACCCTCTTCGATAAGTAACTGCAACGCGTAATTTGTTGCGTAACGATTAGTTTTT contains:
- the LOC128881214 gene encoding protein PRRC2C isoform X5, which encodes MSTLPGLVSKGEKGKSKFQSLDINSLYREYRGESLEQHQQKNTLPRKHGMQSLGKVPSARRPPANLPSLKSEHSSNDPAVSLVPSGGSGWATTKDSTATTTTATTTTAITSSDTATSNSSSAQCVAGTAVTTSLHPLLPGQQNISQPSYSSDANNKTWSAIMTRSGPDGAASGGQPHMQQQQSTNREISAQYGPGPSLRPQTEGSWIQGGSRTPSGAGLGTAGPGSGTTSGVQAPPLNIAAPGGHADMSGGGRQNLAQSPNMAMAQGGPHNASNNQNALNSGSQQVGQNLHHYRGLIPPFMYRGNFSGGLPSQFPANTGPATAARPRVNYSSERFPPPPSRQQERDRVPEEEIITRPIIKEEDLTRMDDISRDAGWAAHDDIDYNKKLTFSDDEGDLEPSKKDERKDSKEEKNEENLPEDRDKTRGDNRDNHDNRDSKESRDQPTHRPWTQSSLPRDYRGSNGSGNYSGQSQLHSVHSLRGVEDDEGWNERRRVVRVEVASVAERAQQRKEEVEKMFEESSRQAAAKKLQDMQHKLKEKHAKYKEEERGQSNEPKGLISVPPVPIPVPEWERERENRERERSCTVSSEGKDEKSLVRDSRETRDGSKYGRDSRDQLMSDFRQSDRQNFMRQDNTARNERERERDRDRDRDRERERDRDRDRDRDRDRDQRDTRDREHLGFSRHFQNNLPPRFQKQQAERGNAGFNRISPNTERSSAQSVSFSQQYEPGRWPHSHNSLIDNSLKPSHGGAPSQRRSRTDSDISTSMDDDRPPSRDYRGPLLRDDRYRHSSHRPYDGRRPYDDFIRNYREHDYEDGHSRDSWERERYFDDKDRDSKDNLESREVRESRDVRDSRASRDNRDARENRERDNKVKKEYDNYLKDSFDDRERERERERERERERERDRERDRDRERERERDRDQRERSESTEWREERVIQDRSVDNRRDTQREDRMERNERPQRPDSRDSRASRESKTSLREDDSHKLRDCSSWVNEVADYEENKRDTYHEDTRERERERDRRQPLGPVTKERIEADELKSEKRNLTQLKRASSEQDKKDQVKEPSAETKKEPDIWSRKAERANDNNRTMERGDNSPKAWADAVSPTFEKEEEKTLEPMKNEKDADDLKQSFDKLSLDKREDTMNEDATEQLAKEEKREKSIRNRTSSGGSNSRGRDSRGGRQWGSTCSVYTRGWRGSETRGRRGGSRTAGRPASARSGSYRHTDSENSADEVSCSTESGKEEKKSVRSPKPSQKAEKEERNREVSGRDEKRADYSQSQRSEKRAYDSKSSREGFAPSGEPSRRGRGSFRIRSATSTGSRMEGYGPPSSKSPFSSERSSDEKPNPTRQNPPTPTPEKESNSLVSSQVESTDDKIIAKQQALTAGITGKRAKSPTQQSSQQSQQTQQPCNKQQDVNHASNNVTSQKVQVRKEESRSKRTRSGSRRGRDNREPRYRGSSSNVLKQTSSDVGNEDWETTSENSEEHVEDHKESRSSRTKQFAGRVGSGSSLNALGSNIHSRRNEQTGNNREHREKNLKSSNATSRAPGAEKRNLQNLDFSNQKSHSSSIPPLMQTAQVQNGRSRSQTSGNNSTILNKSTIKESTVNRIDEIKLTDPNLVSQALNDINKKSQIKEKKTTIECEIETNNCTEDGSTVTEDKVDSDGFQEVRSKKNVKESRHSQKEESKPIKREKEKDRERDRSKSKANGSQPTSLQQVQNIPPHLSQSILQPANMLQKQYDRAQRSQKLPPRLQRQRLSKQQQQQQQMCPSETNDSNKVNPSNNSYGKDSSSGPAPPPSVNAWDKPFTTSQLRSNSPSAVPTDIQLMPGLSTQNDHSHEVNEQANSGNSSQRNSPNGEKSGKSLKEQLVEKNSVSDVSSPPVQTLIFENTNYSKTTKAGPSDLAVKTKFPNHIKTQQQRVEKRADLEEEGNATSMQQQQQQQQQQQQQQQQQQSLPVAFSNKPNDLMKDKSQEPIQMPLSFNKNEDNADMKLDFTFDSDLSQLTDDKSKSLGMTRSMHMAAGQSTISPSTAELNLKIASVKKVWENATPMPTVVEHEDGNVVSSGNTFPQAFESTDVDDSYSPHQQYNQNNMKSEITTSTNVCKLVPPQVKPQQQSSGSSSGQSGSTVPGPSPIGAGQSPIGHPPVSHQGPLSPPPFNSTGQPSRINYQEFPQYPGSQAAQYGSMSAIPSPPAVLFNTGSGQLPAQAGGLYGAFQLDQSRSPFTQYPPYAPSLQSSFSQQNVYLQQAAPPPPHAANAPTPDMYQSNISQYRITAAAAPPFGQNQQLSNNPNTVLISSSSNSLMSASVKPSSQPIGAIGTKAPHFQAPSVPQPNSLTYIQYDPNQVLDVSVSYMGNSQLVQRRGRNVQASANSYYTAPPPDVFPGSQTGFYQPGGATQQTGTHYGLQGFGQHNQSLATGNATPVGLQNFSSGFLSSSGLQIAAAAQQYRNPTGGLPGPANAGPNFLSKHQPQEQQRQLKSPSGNQQDVLGSVFSSTPQIPSPKSRNCKQQSSSQQPQPSPTQHHKYQQYQGVSQSALVLQQNVRGMGMPPHAGIQPSQQRYPPPIQRPVVPFTPGPNPNNPTQQQSNCMPSQQQQQPQQTQINRHRPNLHQQQQQQRNMKIQQHYYSAQGNVKMDTSEKTDSHNDKINDNGSGAQQGSAKPNVNPQDNDNKEEVNQQNE